A window of Seriola aureovittata isolate HTS-2021-v1 ecotype China chromosome 17, ASM2101889v1, whole genome shotgun sequence genomic DNA:
TCATTATTTTATCTATAATGAGTTTCTCAATTCATTTTCCAGAAAGTTTGTAATTTTATATCGTAATGTATATGTTGTAATTTGAAATTACATGTGATAGAGAACTTCATCCAAATCATTCACCCTGAGCCGAATGCAAAGCTTGAACTATTTCTCATCTGAATCCTTTAATTTAACAAGATTCTTTGTCTTAACTTAACTGACACTGAATACACCTTAAACTTTCTGGCTTAGAGAAACACAATAGTCTTCATACGAGAGTGCACCAATTTCACCTTGTAACAAATCTTAATGCACTGGCAATTTGGTCTCCTAAATCTCTACAGACACATTGAACATATCTCTGAGAGGTACACAGTGATAATGTGCACTTTGTTCAgtgagacaaaaacatttggTGCGTGAACAGCTGGCTCTACAGtactttgttcattttcttcaccAGGATGACGTGCTGCTTAACGACGGTCAAACTCTTGGCAATTGTGGCTTCACAAATCAAACAGCCCGACCTCAGGCCCCAGCCACGGTGGGATTAGCTTTCCGTCTGGGTGGTAAGTATTTCACACTTAGATCAAACCAATTTTATTCATAGTCACTGCACCAatcattcactttttatttcatgccaCAGTTTTAAGAGCTCTTAATTTTGCTCTGGTTTACTTTCTGTGTCATgtatcttctctctcttttcactgtcgtcacttcctgtcattcTCCCAGATGATTCATTTGAGCAGCTGAGGATCGAGCCCTTCTCCACTCCCCCAGAGCTCCCTGACGTCATGAAGCCCCAGGACTCGGGCAGCACAGCCAACGAGCAGGCTGTACAGTGAGGCAGTAGGCGGGGAAAGGAGAGGGACGCACAGGGGGTCTGAGGGAGGACGCacgggggggtgggaggggttgaATTTTGGGAATTGATGCCTCAGCGGGTGAGTTTTACCTTGCCTGTCTTCAGCTGGGCATAAACAATTACAAACACGGATTCCCCTTGTTGTAAATGTGAGGGCGGGTGCTTCAAAGTGGTTCATTTGTCCTGAAATCGGAGTACGCATGCTAAATTGATACTTTCACACAAGACCCTTCAGAGATACCTGACGGACTTGTCATGACACTGTCAGTCATCCATGGGATTGGTAAAGGCTGAACATAAAGAATTGTACCTCGTATTTAATGAATTCTAGTCTTTATTTGAGGTAAGGCTAATGCAACCttacttgtgttttttattttgctggCTTAAATGTGGGAGTTGATAAGGTGTGACATTTTTAGgcttttatgtttgtgtgtttctttattaaACTATTACTAggatttaacatgtttttggtCTTTGGCCTGGATATGTGTTGCAACAATAGCTAGGAGTTTGTGAATTTCTAAGTTACTATCTGTATTTCAAGAACTTTTGAACAATATGAATCTGAAATAAAATAGATTCACTTGTTGGCAGATCTGGCATTAAGGTGAGGATTTCTTGGTACTTTATCTCTCAGTAGTTGTAGTTTTCATACTTTAGCTGCTCACAGGTGTTACTGAGACTGAATGCGCTCAGTTGTGGGTATCTACAACACATTTAATGCTGGCATGGGCCTGGTGTTGAAAACGAAATGAGCGACAGGCATAGCagcaaaaataatgattattgattaatttatatTACTAACAGAGGTGGGAACTAACCAACTTTCCTCTCCAGTGTTTGATTGTAGCCCATGAAATCATGGAGATGTTGGTGAGGTCTTGCTAATTTCAATCATTGGGCCTAATTGTTTATagtaaacataaaacattttaacgTTAAACAGATAGTTTGTTGTGTGATGAGTTATGGAACTGTGTCTGTGAAAGGTGGGCTGCACACTTGACCCTCCATTATCACCAGTATCACTGCCCATTTAGTTTTAGTTCATGCTGCAACTTGTGTTGTGTTATACACCATTAATACCTTAATAAACATTGTTTTCCTAAAAGTAAGAGAGGAATAGAAATGAACTCTTCTGCACAACAAATCATCAAATTAAAAGTGTATAAAAATGGGTCTCACGATCTAGAAAGctacaattaaaaacaatagtCCGCCATTATTTAGCACAGGAAAGGATATTCTGACTTGGGGGTGTTGAATgaaatagcaaaacaaaaagcatttgcAAATTGAGGCTGTTAAACAGTGGGACATGATCAAAGTTGCACTTGTAACTGATTTGACATTAAAGCAACTGTTTTTCACCCTTGTgcactgtggtgtttttgtatGATTGTGTAGTCAATGGTGAATATGTTGATACAGTACTGTCATTTTGTGCACAGGAATACAAACgattattaatattacattacagTAACTGTCTGTTGAGCTAAATCTttaacataaatacatatttacatcGAACCATATGAGATGATTTGTAGTATTAAAGTGTTTACATTTGTAAGGCCTTTGTGTTCTGCTAATGTTTATCAGCTTATATTAGGATAACTACTAATAATAGCCAACTACATGCAAAGATGTGAGATATAGATGTAATAAAGATGTATGTCTTAATCAATAATTTtgccaataaaataaaaaatgataaatgccCATCACAATATCGCAGAACCCAAGTCGACGTTTTAGAattccttgttttgtccaacccaCAGTCCTAATATGaaagatattaaatttacttgataaatgactAATTTTCTGTCGGTCGACCAATTAATTAAACTAAATGTTGCAGTTCTAAACTCGCTATTTATTGTGTAAAAGGGCTGCTTAACAATCTAATCATTTATCAACACTACGACCTTGCAAACGTCATGAGTGAACTGCTCACTGTTCCTAAAcacatctctgtttctctgaacTTTCAGCCGGCACTT
This region includes:
- the elob gene encoding elongin-B, which gives rise to MDVFLMIRRHKTTIFTDAKESTTVYELKRIVEGILKRPPEDQRLYKDDVLLNDGQTLGNCGFTNQTARPQAPATVGLAFRLGDDSFEQLRIEPFSTPPELPDVMKPQDSGSTANEQAVQ